In Bartonella machadoae, a single genomic region encodes these proteins:
- the murA gene encoding UDP-N-acetylglucosamine 1-carboxyvinyltransferase codes for MDSIQIVGGEKLKGTIPISGAKNAALPLMIASLLSEETLTLENIPHLVDVELLIRILNNHGVGYAVDGQECHNDCMDARTIHFTAQKIATTRAPYELVKKMRASFWVIGPLLARCREAYVSLPGGCAIGTRPVDFILEGLKTLGAHIAIENGYAHAKAPRGLKGAHYHFPKVTVGGTHVMLMAAAMAKGTTVLDNAACEPEVANLIRTLNAMGAKIVGEGTKTLTIEGVKKLHGARVRVIPDRIEAGTYAMAVAMTGGDVFLKNANPNHLTQVLKVLQKTGLDIQIEPQGIHVKRNPRQTKIMPVDIKTGPYPDFPTDLQAQFMALMTRAQGISHITETIFENRFMHVQELSRLGAQIKLDGQTATVYGTEQLQGAPVMATDLRASVSLVIAALAAKGETIVNRVYHLDRGFEHLEAKLANCGALIKRVTA; via the coding sequence ATGGATTCTATTCAAATTGTTGGTGGGGAAAAACTGAAGGGAACAATTCCTATTTCAGGAGCAAAAAATGCTGCCTTGCCCCTCATGATTGCGTCTTTGCTGAGTGAGGAAACGCTTACTTTAGAAAATATTCCCCATCTTGTTGATGTTGAATTGCTTATTCGTATTCTTAATAATCATGGTGTCGGATATGCTGTTGATGGACAGGAATGTCACAACGATTGTATGGATGCTCGAACAATCCATTTTACCGCGCAAAAAATAGCCACAACACGTGCGCCATACGAACTGGTGAAAAAAATGCGCGCAAGCTTTTGGGTCATTGGACCCCTGCTCGCTCGATGTCGAGAAGCCTATGTCTCCCTGCCTGGAGGATGCGCTATCGGAACAAGACCCGTCGACTTTATTCTTGAGGGACTCAAAACTTTAGGTGCCCATATTGCTATCGAAAATGGATATGCCCATGCTAAAGCGCCAAGGGGATTAAAAGGTGCACATTACCATTTCCCTAAAGTGACTGTCGGGGGGACACATGTGATGCTGATGGCTGCTGCGATGGCTAAGGGGACAACCGTGCTCGATAATGCGGCGTGTGAACCAGAAGTGGCTAATCTTATTCGGACACTCAATGCTATGGGGGCAAAAATCGTCGGGGAAGGAACGAAAACACTCACAATCGAGGGCGTGAAAAAACTCCATGGCGCGAGAGTGCGTGTCATTCCTGATCGTATTGAAGCTGGAACCTATGCTATGGCCGTGGCTATGACGGGTGGGGATGTGTTTCTCAAAAATGCAAACCCTAACCATCTTACCCAAGTGCTTAAAGTCTTGCAAAAAACAGGACTCGATATTCAAATAGAACCTCAGGGAATTCATGTGAAACGAAATCCACGGCAAACAAAAATAATGCCCGTCGATATCAAAACGGGACCTTATCCCGATTTTCCAACCGATCTCCAAGCCCAATTCATGGCGTTGATGACAAGGGCACAGGGAATTTCTCACATTACCGAAACAATTTTCGAAAATCGCTTTATGCATGTGCAAGAACTTTCCCGTTTGGGTGCTCAGATCAAACTTGATGGGCAAACAGCAACTGTCTATGGAACAGAGCAATTGCAAGGCGCACCCGTGATGGCAACCGATTTGCGCGCCTCTGTCTCCCTTGTGATTGCTGCTCTGGCCGCAAAGGGTGAAACCATTGTCAACCGCGTCTATCATCTCGATCGCGGTTTTGAACATTTGGAGGCAAAATTAGCCAATTGTGGGGCTCTCATAAAACGCGTTACAGCTTAG